CAAATGAGTAAAAAATGAAAAAATTTGATGAAATCAATATTATTCCTTTTATTGATATTATGTTGGTCTTGTTAGCAATTGTTTTAGTCACAGCATCCTTTATCTCTCAAGGAAAAATTCAAGTCAATGTGCCCAAGGCATCAACAACACAAAAAATTAAAGCCGATGAATTGGCAAAATTACTGACGATTACTGATAAAAACGAGTTTTTTTATAATGATCAGCCTATTGATATTCTGCAGCTGAAAAACGAAATTGCAGGATGGGATAAATCTCAAAAAGTTACACTGAAAGTTGATGGTGCAGTCGCTTTTGAAAAATTTGTAGAATTAACCGATATTTTATCTGCTAACGAAATCAAAAATGTAGCGATAGTTACCAAAAAAGAGCATTCAAAATAGGGTACACAATGATTAAACACTATCCTTTAATTGGTACAATTATTTCTTTACTCTTTCATTCAGCACTATTCTCTGGTGTTTGGTGGACGATTAATCATTCACAGCCTAAAAATATAAATGAAGAATTAACAACCATTTCAATGGAAATGATGACAGCTGTTTTAGAACAATCCGAAGTAGTTGAACCAATACCCGTAAAAGAAGAACAATTTGAAGAACAAGAAAAAGAACCTGATCCAATCGTAAAACCAGTTAAAAAACCAAAGATAAAACCTATTGAAAAACCTAAGCCTATCGAAAAGCTGAAGCCAAAGCCTATTGAAAAAATTAAACCAAAGCCGATAGAAAAACCCAAAACACAGGCTAAAAAAGAGAATTCTCTACCTAATCCTTTAACAAAGCCAACTGAAATTAAAGCATCAGTTGTGGCTAAACATACATTAAATCCAGCTCCTGTAGAAAAAGCACAAACAACTGCGACTTTACCAACAACACAACGAAATAATAATGATGAAATTAAAGCAGCCTATACTGCCAAGCTACACCGAATTCTCTATAAACGGATCAACGATGCATATCCGAAAAATAGAAATAGAGGGATAACTGGCACTGTAATGTTCAAAATATCACTCAGCCCAACAGGGCAAATAACCAATATTGTATTAGTAAAACCATCTGGAAATAGCCGCTTAGATAATGCTTCAACAAAAGCTGCACAACAAACAACACAGGTTGACCCGCCACCAAAAGACTTCCCGAGTAATTTTACTGTACCAATCAACTTTGGTTATAAATGAGAAATTCACCTAAAACTCGGTATTACGTTCAGCTATCTTGTAACATAGTATTACGATGAATGACCTTGTAACACTTAGACAAAATAGATTAACAGTATTACATTAAAAATCAGTTTATTTAATTAAATTTTAATGTAATGTAAACTGCAAGGTATGAGATATTTTCTACACAAAAGGATATCTTAAAGCTAGGTATTGCTAATTCAAATTTAGTAAGCCTATATACAAAGCTTGGAAAAAGCTATACGGTTATTTCTCAAATGCAAGAGAATCCCATATCTTTTTGATAAATCATCTCTTACCTACCTTACTCAAAACAGCCAACTGGCTACAATATTTTTTCTATTATTTGAATCCCCAAATTGATAAAAATACTCAATAGGAACAAAATTTTATAACAACACAATCCAACGAAAAATGAATAGTCTGGATATTACTAAGTTCAAGGGCTGAATTATCCGATGTATAGTTACTAATAGATTTTACAGAAAAAAATACAAACTGACCGCTTGTACACTAAATTGGCTGTCGAGAAACGGCATTTTGATAGCCAAATTGTCGCCACGCTTCATACACCACCACCGCCACAGAATTAGATAAATTCATACTACGGCTATTTGCACACATTGGAATACGAATTTTCTGCGACATTGGCAAGCTATCTAAAATTGCCATTGGAATGCCTCGGCTTTCAGGCCCAAACATCAAAAAATCACCTAACTGATAACGTACATCACTATGATTGGGCTCACCTTTTGTGGTTAGAGCAAAAAGCCTTTTTGGCTTCGCTTCAACAAGAAAGGTTTCAAAATCTTTATATTTTTTAATATCAACAAACTCGTGATAATCTAAGCCTGAACGGCGTAATTTTTTATCGTCCCAAGTAAAGCCTAAAGGTTCAATCATATGTAAACGAAATCCACAATTTGCACATAAGCGAATAATATTGCCACTATTTTGCGGAATTTCGGGTTCAAATAACACAATATCTAACATTTTTTTACTCTTTAAATTACTGTTTATCTGGCATTGGTTTAACAATCCAGCAATTATGAATTTGCGGATTTCGTTCAAAATCTAACGGTAATGTTTTATGAGAAATATTTTCAGCCTGTAAGCCAAGTTCTGCTAAACCTTCAATATCCATTTTAAATCCCCGTTTATTATTTGAGAAAATAATTGTACCGTTTTGCGTTAAAACTCTTTTAAGCTGGCGCATCAATTCAAGGTGATCCCGTTGAACGTCCCAAGTATTTTCCATTCGCTTTGAGTTGGAAAACGTAGGTGGATCAACAAAAATCAGTTCAAATCGTTCACGACAATTTGCAAGCCATTGCAAGCAATCTTCTTGGATCAAGCGGTTATTTCTGCTATTTAATTCATTAAGCTCTAAATTTTGTTCCGCCCAATTTAGATAAGTATTAGACATATCAACAGTTGTAGTCGATTTCGCTCCATTTAAACCTGCGTGAACAGTTGCTGAGCCTGTATAAGCAAATAAATTTAAAAAGGTTTTGCCTTTTGCCATTTCACCAACCATTTTTCGAGTTAAACGATGGTCAAGAAATAATCCTGTATCAAGGTAATCAGTTAAATTCACCCATAATTTTGCGCCATATTCATTCACAAAAAAATAATCGCCTTTATTGGCTAATTTTTCATACTGATTTGTCCCTTTCTGTTTTTGGCGAACCTTGAGAACCAATTTATTAGTTTCAATACCTGTTACATAAAGTGTTGCAGATACTGCATCAAGCAAACGCTGACGAGCTTTTTGCTCATCAATATTTTTAGGCGCGGCATACTCTTGTACCACTATGTGATCACCATAGCGATCTACTGCTACATTATATTCGGGCAGATCGGCATCATATAAACGATAAGCATCAATCCCTTGCTGTTTTGCCCATTTTTCAACCTTTTTAATATTTTTTGCTAGCCGATTAGCAAAATCAGGCGCTACGTTTGCCTTACTTTCAATCGACAATTCTGCGGATTGCTCCGCACTTCGCTCACTGATCTGATAATTTTTCTGTACGCAATCCAAAGGTCCATTTTTAGCTTTAAATTGACGGAAAGAACGTAAACGTAAACAATTCAGTAATTCAGGTTCAGCGCTGAATACCGACACATTCCAACCCGAGAATTGCTGTTTTAATCGCTGACCAAAAACAGTATATAGCGCAATCAATGCAGGCGTTGTGCCAAGCCTTTCTCCATAAGGGGGGTTACAAATAATGGTACCAACTTGTTCAATTACAGGATTTTTTAATGCAGAAATATCCCCTTGTTTAAATTGAATAAACTGAGCAACCCCTGCATTTTCGGCATTTTTTTTCGCTTTGTCTAACACTCGATGGTCTAAATCAAAACCAAAGAAAGTTACAAGCGGTGAGTTTTCGCCCGTTTTTTGCAAGGCTTTCGCTTCTTCAACAACCTGTTGCCAAACGGCTGGCTGATGTCCCTTCCAGAAATCAAAGCCCCACTTTTGACGAGTAAGTTGCGGTGCGATATTGGCTTGCATCTGCGCTGCTTCAATCAGCAATGTCCCTGAACCACACATTGGATCAACCAATGGTGTATTTTTATGCCAGCCTGAACGAAGCACAATTGCTGCGGCAAGTGTTTCTCTTAAAGGTGCTTTACCTGTTTCTTCACGATAGCCTCTGATATGTAAGGCTTCACCGCTTAAATCAAGAGAAACAATTAAGTTCTCACGGTCTAAATAAACGTGAATACGCACATCAGGGTTTAATTTATCAACCGTTGGTCGAGCAAAACCTTTACGCTCAAAATAGTCCACAATGCCGTCTTTTACCCGCATTGCACCAAATTGAGTATGTCTAATTTCTCGGTTTGTACCATTAAAATCAATAAAAAACGTCTCCCTCACATCAAATAAATCGAGCCAGTTATACCCAACAATAGACGCATAAAGATCCATATCACTGAAAATTTTAGTAGAAATGAGAGGAAGTAAAATTCGAGATGCCAAACGGCTATGTAATAACGCTTGATACACGCCCTTTTGAGTCGTGGTGAAATGCACTCCGCCTTGTGCAATTTTACAATCTGCCTGGCAGATCTGTTCTAATTCTGTTTTTAATAGCTCTTCAAAACCTCGAGCCGTTGTTGCAAAATAAGTTGTTTGGGTTGTCATTCATTTATTTTAAGTTGAAAATTTGCTGAATTATAACGGAAAGTCAGTACAAGCGGTAAGTTTTGTTGATATTTTATACTTATTCAGCTACCCTTTAGCGTATTTTCAATCATATAAATTAAGAAAGGAAAATATGCATCAAATGATTGCACCACAGATGTTTTACTATGGGTTTCCTGTCATCTTGCTAACAACCTGCGATAAATACGGAAAAACAAACATTTCTCCCATTTCATCTATTTAGCCGAGGTAACTTTACTGAACAACCTTCTAGCCTTATTCAGCCTTCTCGTATTTTAGAATGCCCCTTACAGGCGGAAATGGGGTTAGAAAAAATTAACGAACGGGCAGGCTATGCCGATTATTGAACTAAAAATTGTACAGGTTCACGCACAAGCTGAACTACTTCTCACAGAAAACAAAATTGATCCACAAAAATAGAAACCGCTTATTTATAATTTCCGCCATTATCAAGGACTAACGGAAATACTAGGTAAAAACTTTCGCTGTGAATAATGCAAAATAATTTAAGATCTTACCGCTTGTTAGCTGTTTTGTAGCGTGTCAAAGATGACTTCAGCGAGCGCTTTTGAAATCCCTGGTACAGACTGAATTTCTTCAAGGCTTGCTGATTTAACCCCCTGCATTCCTCCTAGATACTTGAGCAATGCTTGACGGCGTTTTGCCCCAACTCCTGCAATAGATTCCAGGCCACTTTCTGTAAATGCCTTTTGCCGTTTTTTACGGTGTCCACTAATAGCGTGGTTGTGAGACTCATCTCGAATATGCTGAATTAAATGTAACGCTAAACTATCTGGCGGTAGA
This portion of the Vespertiliibacter pulmonis genome encodes:
- the exbD gene encoding TonB system transport protein ExbD encodes the protein MKKFDEINIIPFIDIMLVLLAIVLVTASFISQGKIQVNVPKASTTQKIKADELAKLLTITDKNEFFYNDQPIDILQLKNEIAGWDKSQKVTLKVDGAVAFEKFVELTDILSANEIKNVAIVTKKEHSK
- a CDS encoding energy transducer TonB family protein, yielding MIKHYPLIGTIISLLFHSALFSGVWWTINHSQPKNINEELTTISMEMMTAVLEQSEVVEPIPVKEEQFEEQEKEPDPIVKPVKKPKIKPIEKPKPIEKLKPKPIEKIKPKPIEKPKTQAKKENSLPNPLTKPTEIKASVVAKHTLNPAPVEKAQTTATLPTTQRNNNDEIKAAYTAKLHRILYKRINDAYPKNRNRGITGTVMFKISLSPTGQITNIVLVKPSGNSRLDNASTKAAQQTTQVDPPPKDFPSNFTVPINFGYK
- the rlmKL gene encoding bifunctional 23S rRNA (guanine(2069)-N(7))-methyltransferase RlmK/23S rRNA (guanine(2445)-N(2))-methyltransferase RlmL, coding for MTTQTTYFATTARGFEELLKTELEQICQADCKIAQGGVHFTTTQKGVYQALLHSRLASRILLPLISTKIFSDMDLYASIVGYNWLDLFDVRETFFIDFNGTNREIRHTQFGAMRVKDGIVDYFERKGFARPTVDKLNPDVRIHVYLDRENLIVSLDLSGEALHIRGYREETGKAPLRETLAAAIVLRSGWHKNTPLVDPMCGSGTLLIEAAQMQANIAPQLTRQKWGFDFWKGHQPAVWQQVVEEAKALQKTGENSPLVTFFGFDLDHRVLDKAKKNAENAGVAQFIQFKQGDISALKNPVIEQVGTIICNPPYGERLGTTPALIALYTVFGQRLKQQFSGWNVSVFSAEPELLNCLRLRSFRQFKAKNGPLDCVQKNYQISERSAEQSAELSIESKANVAPDFANRLAKNIKKVEKWAKQQGIDAYRLYDADLPEYNVAVDRYGDHIVVQEYAAPKNIDEQKARQRLLDAVSATLYVTGIETNKLVLKVRQKQKGTNQYEKLANKGDYFFVNEYGAKLWVNLTDYLDTGLFLDHRLTRKMVGEMAKGKTFLNLFAYTGSATVHAGLNGAKSTTTVDMSNTYLNWAEQNLELNELNSRNNRLIQEDCLQWLANCRERFELIFVDPPTFSNSKRMENTWDVQRDHLELMRQLKRVLTQNGTIIFSNNKRGFKMDIEGLAELGLQAENISHKTLPLDFERNPQIHNCWIVKPMPDKQ
- the trmL gene encoding tRNA (uridine(34)/cytosine(34)/5-carboxymethylaminomethyluridine(34)-2'-O)-methyltransferase TrmL, with protein sequence MLDIVLFEPEIPQNSGNIIRLCANCGFRLHMIEPLGFTWDDKKLRRSGLDYHEFVDIKKYKDFETFLVEAKPKRLFALTTKGEPNHSDVRYQLGDFLMFGPESRGIPMAILDSLPMSQKIRIPMCANSRSMNLSNSVAVVVYEAWRQFGYQNAVSRQPI